In one Bacillus sp. SM2101 genomic region, the following are encoded:
- a CDS encoding phosphatidate cytidylyltransferase yields the protein MKQRIITATIALAVFLPIVIYGGLPFIAVMYLIATIGLYELLRMKHISILSFPGVISILMLWVILVPDHPMLLDRIPFMKVEFLLFAVLLFLSYTVLTNNKFSFDDVGFIIVATLYVGIGFYYFIETRQVGLTYIFFAFAVIFSTDSGAYFVGRKFGKHKLWPEISPNKTIEGSIGGIACAIIAAILFKLFAPIDDFTMISILGIAIVLSIFGQIGDLVESAFKRHYAVKDSGRILPGHGGILDRFDSLIFVLPILYFLIKL from the coding sequence ATGAAGCAAAGAATTATAACAGCTACTATTGCGCTAGCAGTTTTTTTGCCTATCGTCATTTATGGTGGCCTTCCATTTATTGCGGTGATGTATTTAATAGCTACGATAGGGCTATATGAACTTTTACGTATGAAACACATCTCAATTTTGTCATTTCCAGGGGTAATTAGCATACTTATGTTATGGGTAATACTCGTACCAGATCACCCCATGTTACTAGACAGAATACCATTTATGAAAGTTGAGTTTTTGTTATTCGCAGTTTTACTTTTTTTATCGTATACTGTGTTGACAAATAACAAGTTTTCGTTTGACGATGTTGGATTTATCATAGTTGCTACATTATATGTTGGAATTGGATTTTATTATTTTATTGAAACGAGACAAGTTGGTTTAACTTATATATTCTTTGCCTTTGCAGTTATTTTCTCAACAGATTCTGGTGCATACTTTGTAGGTCGCAAATTTGGTAAGCATAAGCTGTGGCCTGAAATTAGTCCAAATAAAACGATTGAAGGATCAATAGGTGGTATTGCTTGTGCAATTATTGCTGCGATTTTGTTTAAACTGTTTGCCCCTATCGATGATTTTACAATGATTAGCATCTTAGGCATTGCTATCGTTTTATCTATTTTTGGACAAATAGGTGATTTAGTTGAATCAGCGTTTAAACGTCATTATGCGGTTAAGGATTCTGGACGTATCTTACCAGGGCATGGGGGGATATTAGACCGTTTTGATAGCTTGATTTTCGTTTTACCGATATTATATTTTTTAATCAAGTTGTAG
- the frr gene encoding ribosome recycling factor — MSKEVINSVKSKMEKAIQAFSRELATVRAGRANPSLLDKVTVDYYGAPTPVNQLASVTVPEARMLTIQPYDKSSLGDIEKAILKADLGLTPSNDGSIIRITIPALTEERRRELTKVVRKYGEDAKVAVRNVRRDGNDELKKLEKNSEITEDELRGLTEDIQKITDDHIKKIDQVAKEKEAEIMEV, encoded by the coding sequence ATGTCAAAAGAAGTTATTAATAGTGTGAAATCTAAAATGGAAAAAGCTATTCAAGCATTCTCAAGAGAGTTAGCGACAGTAAGAGCTGGTCGTGCAAACCCTTCATTATTAGATAAAGTGACAGTAGATTATTATGGTGCACCAACTCCGGTAAATCAACTAGCATCAGTTACTGTACCTGAAGCACGTATGTTAACTATTCAACCTTATGATAAATCATCTTTAGGTGATATCGAAAAAGCAATCTTAAAGGCTGACCTCGGATTAACACCATCTAATGATGGTTCAATTATTCGAATTACGATACCAGCATTAACTGAAGAGCGCCGTAGAGAATTAACAAAAGTAGTAAGAAAATACGGTGAAGATGCGAAAGTGGCAGTGCGTAATGTACGTCGTGATGGAAATGACGAATTAAAAAAGCTTGAAAAAAATAGTGAAATCACTGAGGATGAGCTTCGCGGACTAACCGAGGATATTCAAAAAATAACGGATGATCATATTAAAAAAATTGATCAGGTTGCAAAAGAAAAAGAAGCAGAAATTATGGAAGTATAA
- a CDS encoding chemotaxis response regulator protein-glutamate methylesterase has product MKQVKVLIVDDSAFMRKLISQFLKEDHQIEVVGTARNGEDALTKIKQLNPDVITMDVEMPTMDGIEALKKIMTHNPIPVIMLSSTTKEGTENTIVAMQYGAIDFIAKPSGGISLDLHKVKDEIVSKVLLASKVNMNNFQIPTGKAKSITSSLAKYSKIELRSMSQLSHNSSKQANKKILCIGTSTGGPRALQKVLQGFPKSINVPIIIVQHMPAGFTKSLASRLNSLCDICVKEGENGEIIQNGTAYIAPGGSHLKVKKVGTSLVLQIDQSSIKNGHRPSVDVMLESVSEISGYMKIAIIMTGMGSDGTEGLKTLKSKGNAKAIAESQDTSIVFGMPKSAIAANVIDDVADLGDITPTALKYIYQ; this is encoded by the coding sequence GTGAAACAAGTAAAAGTTCTTATCGTAGATGACTCAGCATTCATGAGAAAGTTGATTTCACAATTTTTAAAAGAAGATCATCAGATTGAAGTTGTAGGAACTGCTAGAAACGGTGAGGATGCACTGACCAAAATTAAACAACTTAATCCTGACGTAATAACCATGGACGTGGAAATGCCTACAATGGATGGGATAGAAGCTCTGAAAAAAATTATGACTCACAATCCCATACCCGTCATCATGTTATCTAGTACCACAAAGGAAGGAACTGAAAATACAATAGTTGCGATGCAATATGGTGCTATTGACTTTATCGCGAAACCTTCTGGTGGTATTTCTTTAGACCTTCATAAAGTAAAGGACGAAATAGTCTCTAAAGTTTTGCTAGCTAGTAAAGTAAATATGAATAATTTTCAAATTCCTACCGGAAAAGCAAAATCTATTACTTCATCATTAGCAAAATATAGTAAAATAGAACTAAGATCTATGTCCCAGTTATCTCATAACAGTTCAAAACAAGCGAATAAAAAAATATTATGCATAGGTACGTCTACTGGAGGACCGAGAGCATTACAAAAAGTGTTGCAAGGATTTCCTAAATCAATTAATGTACCGATAATTATCGTGCAGCATATGCCAGCAGGGTTTACGAAATCACTAGCATCACGTCTCAATTCTCTATGTGATATATGTGTAAAGGAAGGCGAGAATGGAGAAATTATTCAAAATGGCACCGCCTATATTGCTCCAGGTGGCTCTCATTTAAAAGTGAAGAAGGTAGGTACATCGTTAGTTTTACAAATAGATCAGTCATCAATTAAGAATGGCCATCGACCATCTGTAGATGTGATGCTAGAATCAGTCAGTGAAATATCTGGATATATGAAAATCGCAATCATTATGACAGGGATGGGCTCAGATGGTACTGAAGGTTTAAAAACATTAAAATCTAAAGGCAATGCGAAAGCAATTGCAGAATCTCAAGACACATCAATTGTTTTTGGTATGCCTAAGTCTGCAATAGCTGCAAATGTTATTGACGATGTTGCAGACCTTGGTGATATTACACCAACAGCTTTAAAATATATTTATCAGTAA
- a CDS encoding FliA/WhiG family RNA polymerase sigma factor gives MALKLESEDQLLWEKWVHTRDENAGNALVKKYMPLVMYHVQRISVGLPKTVNLDDVKSYGLFGLFDALEKFDTSRDLKFDTYASFRIKGAILDGLRKEDWMSRSAREKAKKLEATTQQLEQQLLRNVTADEIANELNINVVEVYSTIQEGFFANVLSMDEHNKESEEKDPIAYTIVDKKSIIPEEQLLKNELVSQLVDVLKELNEKEQLVISLFYKEELTLTEIGEVMGLSTSRISQIHSKALFKLKGILTKIFP, from the coding sequence ATGGCGCTCAAGCTAGAAAGTGAGGATCAGCTACTTTGGGAAAAGTGGGTACATACTCGTGATGAGAATGCTGGGAATGCACTTGTAAAAAAATATATGCCACTCGTTATGTATCATGTTCAACGGATATCCGTAGGGTTACCCAAGACAGTAAATCTAGATGATGTGAAAAGTTATGGTCTATTTGGGCTTTTTGATGCATTAGAAAAATTTGACACTTCGCGAGATTTAAAATTCGATACGTATGCATCATTTCGAATTAAAGGTGCTATACTTGACGGTCTTAGAAAAGAAGATTGGATGTCACGAAGTGCAAGAGAAAAGGCTAAAAAGCTAGAAGCAACCACTCAACAACTTGAACAACAGTTATTAAGAAACGTTACAGCTGATGAAATTGCAAATGAATTGAATATTAACGTAGTTGAAGTGTATTCTACGATCCAGGAAGGCTTTTTTGCTAATGTATTATCCATGGATGAGCATAACAAAGAATCGGAAGAAAAAGATCCAATTGCGTATACGATCGTTGATAAAAAATCCATCATTCCTGAAGAACAATTATTAAAAAATGAGTTAGTTAGTCAACTAGTAGATGTTCTTAAGGAGTTAAATGAAAAAGAACAACTTGTTATTAGTTTGTTCTATAAAGAAGAACTAACATTAACCGAAATTGGAGAAGTGATGGGTTTATCAACTTCAAGAATTTCACAAATCCATTCAAAAGCACTGTTTAAGCTAAAAGGTATTTTAACAAAAATATTTCCGTAA
- a CDS encoding chemotaxis protein CheC, translating into MTFIERFNHTHLDILKEIGNIGAGHSATALSKILNKKIEMNIPEVRIVSFDEMMDLAGGADNVVVSVFLQIEGDAPGSMFLLLPLEQASLLVQQWTGLSNFAFEGPPYDQLAMSALEELGNILSSSYLSSLSDFTKLNMYPSVPQISVDLVGAIISMGLIQLSQVSDYATVIDTSVIESDQSILEGVKGHIFLLPDPNSFTKLFQALGVTGHE; encoded by the coding sequence ATGACTTTCATTGAAAGGTTTAATCATACACACCTTGATATCTTGAAGGAAATTGGAAACATTGGTGCTGGTCATTCTGCTACAGCCCTTTCTAAGATACTAAATAAGAAAATCGAGATGAATATACCTGAGGTAAGAATTGTTTCTTTTGATGAAATGATGGACTTAGCTGGGGGAGCAGATAATGTTGTTGTCAGTGTCTTTTTACAGATTGAAGGTGACGCACCCGGTAGCATGTTTCTCCTTTTGCCACTTGAACAAGCATCATTGTTAGTTCAACAATGGACGGGCTTGAGCAATTTTGCGTTCGAAGGCCCTCCATATGATCAACTAGCTATGTCTGCTTTAGAAGAATTAGGTAATATTTTATCAAGTTCTTACCTCTCTTCTTTATCTGATTTTACGAAGTTGAATATGTATCCTTCTGTGCCGCAAATTAGCGTTGATCTCGTTGGAGCAATTATAAGTATGGGCTTAATCCAATTATCCCAAGTAAGTGACTATGCGACTGTCATAGACACAAGTGTCATAGAGTCAGATCAATCGATTCTTGAAGGTGTGAAGGGACATATATTTTTACTTCCTGATCCAAATTCTTTTACGAAGCTTTTTCAGGCCCTGGGGGTAACGGGGCATGAATGA
- a CDS encoding chemotaxis protein CheA — MDMNQYLDVFIDESKEHLQTVNEQLLELEKNPNNLMIINEIFRSAHTLKGMSATMGFEDLASLTHQMENVLDGMRNEKIIFTPDVLDVVFAAVDDLETMVISIAEGGDGKHDVTAVVKQLKQIEEGHPLTQSLAEAAVSVQNAEVNDNQTLVDYDEFEYTVIQQSKEQGFESFEINITLREDCLLKAARVFMIFEVLEQIGEIIKSIPSVELLEDEKFDNEFTIAFVSKEPKETIHKRIMKVSEIANIEIKALNLASMRHAEVEKELTPINHEKEITIDESMESQLHNDDKVVANKKRATASNKTIRVNIERLDILMNLFEELVIDRGRLEQISQDLNNSELHETVERMSRISGDLQNIILNMRMVPVETVFNRFPRMVRQLARDLGKSINLEIIGAETELDRTVIDEIGDPLVHLIRNAIDHGIELPAERTQHDKNEEGTVKLKAYHSGNHVFIEIEDDGAGISRDKVLNKAIKNGIITKQNAATLTDKQVYELIFSSGFSTAEKISDVSGRGVGLDVVKNTIESLGGSVSIDSVEGEGSIFSIQLPLTLSIISVMLVEIQQEKYAIPLSSIIETAIAKKDDILNAHNQKVIDFRGKVVPLLFLNDIFQVPAASTEEDEYLSIVIVRKGEKLAGLVVDSFIGQQEVVLKSLGNYLTNVFAISGATILGDGQVALIVDCNALIK; from the coding sequence ATGGATATGAATCAGTATTTAGATGTATTTATTGATGAAAGTAAAGAACATTTACAAACAGTAAATGAACAATTATTAGAATTAGAAAAAAATCCAAACAATTTAATGATAATTAATGAGATTTTTCGTTCTGCTCATACACTAAAAGGAATGTCAGCGACAATGGGTTTTGAAGATTTAGCTAGCTTAACACATCAAATGGAGAACGTCCTTGATGGAATGAGAAATGAAAAAATTATCTTTACACCTGACGTGTTAGATGTTGTTTTTGCAGCGGTCGATGACCTTGAAACGATGGTGATCTCTATAGCTGAAGGCGGAGATGGTAAACATGATGTTACAGCGGTGGTGAAACAATTAAAACAAATTGAAGAGGGGCATCCTTTAACGCAATCGCTAGCTGAAGCAGCTGTATCGGTACAAAATGCTGAAGTGAATGACAATCAGACTCTTGTGGATTATGACGAATTTGAGTATACGGTGATCCAGCAGTCAAAGGAACAGGGTTTTGAAAGCTTTGAGATAAACATCACACTTCGAGAAGATTGTCTACTGAAAGCAGCTCGTGTATTTATGATATTCGAAGTTTTGGAGCAAATTGGAGAAATCATAAAATCTATTCCTAGCGTAGAGCTATTAGAAGATGAAAAGTTTGACAATGAATTTACTATAGCCTTCGTATCCAAGGAACCGAAGGAAACCATACATAAACGTATAATGAAAGTATCCGAAATAGCAAATATTGAAATTAAAGCTCTTAATTTAGCAAGCATGAGACACGCGGAAGTAGAAAAAGAGCTAACTCCAATAAATCATGAAAAAGAGATTACTATAGACGAATCAATGGAAAGTCAACTACATAATGATGACAAGGTAGTAGCTAATAAAAAGAGAGCAACAGCATCAAACAAAACGATTCGTGTCAATATTGAACGTCTAGATATACTTATGAATTTGTTTGAGGAACTTGTCATTGATAGAGGTCGACTTGAGCAAATTTCACAAGATTTAAATAACAGTGAACTTCATGAAACTGTAGAACGCATGTCAAGAATATCTGGCGATTTACAAAACATCATCTTAAACATGAGGATGGTTCCTGTAGAGACAGTATTTAACCGCTTTCCTAGAATGGTTAGGCAATTAGCGCGAGATTTAGGAAAATCTATTAACTTAGAGATCATAGGTGCTGAAACAGAATTAGATAGAACTGTCATTGATGAAATTGGTGACCCCCTCGTTCATCTTATTCGCAATGCTATAGATCATGGAATTGAATTACCTGCTGAACGAACTCAACATGACAAGAACGAAGAAGGTACAGTGAAATTAAAGGCATACCATAGTGGTAACCATGTGTTTATTGAAATTGAAGATGATGGTGCTGGAATCAGTCGTGACAAAGTATTAAATAAAGCGATTAAAAATGGCATCATTACTAAGCAAAATGCTGCTACCTTAACAGATAAACAAGTATATGAACTTATCTTTTCATCTGGTTTTTCTACAGCAGAAAAAATTTCTGATGTTTCAGGGCGAGGAGTAGGGCTAGATGTAGTAAAGAATACAATTGAGTCTCTCGGTGGATCTGTTTCAATTGATTCAGTTGAAGGAGAAGGGTCTATATTTTCGATCCAATTACCTTTAACATTATCTATCATTTCTGTCATGTTAGTAGAAATTCAACAAGAGAAATATGCTATACCTCTTTCTTCAATCATTGAAACTGCAATTGCTAAAAAAGATGATATTTTGAATGCTCATAACCAAAAGGTCATTGATTTTCGTGGGAAAGTAGTCCCGTTGTTATTTTTGAATGATATCTTTCAAGTACCAGCAGCCTCAACTGAGGAGGATGAGTATTTGTCAATCGTCATTGTTAGGAAAGGCGAAAAACTAGCTGGCTTAGTAGTTGATTCTTTTATTGGACAGCAAGAGGTTGTGTTGAAATCTTTAGGCAATTATTTAACAAACGTATTTGCTATATCAGGTGCGACCATCTTAGGAGATGGCCAGGTTGCTCTAATTGTTGATTGTAATGCACTTATAAAATAG
- the rpsB gene encoding 30S ribosomal protein S2, producing MSVISMKQLLEAGVHFGHQTRRWNPKMKRYIFTERNGIYIIDLQKTVKKVEEAYNFVKEVAGNGGKILFVGTKKQAQDSVKDEAERSGMYYVNQRWLGGTLTNFSTIQKRVNRLKDIERMEEDGTFDVLPKKEVVQLKKEQERLEKFLGGIKEMKGLPDAIFVIDPRKERIAVAEAHKLNIPLVGIVDTNCDPDEIDYVIPANDDAIRAVKLLTSKMADAILEAKQGEETSA from the coding sequence ATGTCAGTCATTTCAATGAAACAACTATTAGAAGCTGGTGTTCATTTCGGTCATCAAACACGCCGTTGGAACCCAAAAATGAAGCGTTACATCTTTACTGAGCGTAACGGAATTTATATTATCGATCTTCAAAAAACAGTTAAAAAGGTTGAAGAAGCGTACAACTTTGTTAAGGAAGTCGCTGGTAACGGTGGTAAAATCCTTTTCGTTGGAACGAAAAAGCAAGCCCAAGATTCAGTTAAAGACGAAGCTGAACGTTCAGGTATGTACTATGTAAACCAACGTTGGTTAGGTGGAACGTTGACTAACTTCTCAACAATTCAAAAGCGTGTTAATCGTTTAAAGGATATCGAAAGAATGGAAGAAGACGGTACTTTCGATGTATTACCTAAAAAAGAAGTTGTACAACTTAAAAAAGAACAAGAACGCTTAGAGAAATTCCTAGGCGGTATTAAAGAAATGAAGGGTCTTCCGGATGCTATTTTTGTTATCGACCCACGTAAAGAGCGTATCGCAGTTGCAGAAGCTCATAAATTAAACATTCCTCTTGTTGGAATCGTTGATACAAACTGTGATCCAGACGAAATTGATTACGTAATCCCAGCAAACGATGATGCAATTCGTGCTGTTAAATTGTTAACATCTAAAATGGCTGATGCGATTTTAGAAGCAAAACAAGGTGAAGAAACTTCAGCTTAA
- a CDS encoding chemotaxis protein CheD, which translates to MNEAISVVKVGIADMDIVRGPNIIRTSGLGSCVGVVIYDRFKDIAGLAHVMLPDSSLAKAGSLNKAKYADTAIEVLINQLVLHGASKNHLLAKIAGGAQMFQFTKGNDLMRIGNRNVEAVKQYLYTAKINIESEDVGGNSGRTIEFSPLNRLLTIRTVNQGIIVI; encoded by the coding sequence ATGAATGAAGCGATATCTGTTGTAAAAGTAGGTATTGCAGATATGGATATTGTTAGAGGCCCGAATATCATACGCACATCTGGATTAGGCTCTTGTGTTGGGGTAGTTATATACGACAGGTTCAAAGATATTGCTGGCTTAGCACATGTGATGCTACCTGATTCTTCCTTAGCTAAGGCAGGATCACTTAATAAAGCTAAATATGCTGATACGGCAATTGAAGTACTCATTAACCAACTCGTTCTGCATGGTGCGTCTAAAAATCATTTGCTTGCAAAAATAGCTGGTGGTGCACAAATGTTCCAGTTTACTAAAGGCAATGACCTTATGAGGATTGGAAACCGCAATGTTGAAGCTGTGAAGCAATATTTATACACGGCAAAGATTAATATTGAATCAGAAGATGTAGGTGGAAATAGTGGCAGGACAATAGAATTTAGTCCTCTAAATCGTCTATTAACAATAAGAACAGTTAATCAAGGTATTATTGTAATATAA
- the tsf gene encoding translation elongation factor Ts has translation MAITAQMVKELRQKTGAGMMDCKKALTETDGDMEKAIDFLREKGIAKAAKKADRIAAEGSAYIEVSGNEAVILEVNSETDFVAKNEGFQILIKELAQHLLTNKPSTIEEAHEQKMDNGTTVQEYINAAIAKIGEKLTLRRFEIVTKTDNDAFGAYLHMGGRIGVLTLLEGTNDEATAKDVSMHIAAIKPKYVSRDQVSQDEVEREREVLTQQALNEGKPEKIVAKMVEGRLSKYFEDICLVDQSFVKNPDLKVKQFVEAKGATVKSFVRFEVGEGIEKRQENFAEEVMSQVKK, from the coding sequence ATGGCTATTACTGCACAAATGGTAAAAGAACTTCGTCAAAAAACTGGCGCAGGAATGATGGATTGTAAAAAAGCGTTAACAGAAACTGATGGTGATATGGAAAAAGCAATTGACTTTTTACGTGAAAAAGGTATTGCTAAAGCTGCGAAAAAGGCAGATCGCATTGCTGCAGAAGGTTCTGCATATATTGAAGTATCAGGAAATGAAGCTGTGATACTAGAAGTAAATTCAGAGACTGATTTTGTTGCGAAGAATGAAGGGTTTCAAATATTAATCAAAGAATTAGCTCAACACTTATTGACTAACAAGCCAAGCACAATTGAAGAAGCTCATGAACAAAAAATGGACAATGGAACGACTGTTCAAGAATACATCAATGCTGCAATTGCAAAAATTGGTGAAAAACTGACTTTACGTCGTTTTGAAATTGTTACAAAAACTGATAATGATGCTTTTGGTGCATACCTTCATATGGGAGGCAGAATTGGAGTTTTGACTTTATTAGAAGGAACTAATGATGAAGCGACGGCTAAAGATGTTTCTATGCATATTGCTGCGATCAAACCGAAATATGTTTCACGTGATCAAGTTTCTCAAGATGAAGTTGAACGTGAGCGTGAAGTACTGACTCAACAAGCATTAAACGAAGGAAAGCCTGAAAAAATCGTTGCAAAAATGGTTGAAGGCCGCTTAAGCAAATACTTTGAAGATATTTGCTTAGTAGATCAATCATTCGTTAAAAACCCTGATTTAAAAGTAAAACAGTTTGTTGAAGCTAAAGGAGCTACTGTAAAAAGTTTTGTACGCTTTGAAGTTGGAGAAGGAATTGAGAAGCGTCAAGAAAACTTCGCTGAAGAAGTTATGAGCCAAGTGAAAAAGTAA
- the pyrH gene encoding UMP kinase — MNNPKYKRVVLKLSGEALAGEQGFGINPAVISSVTDQVKEIAELGVEVAVVVGGGNIWRGKIGSEMGMDRATADYMGMLATVMNSLALQDSLENSGVQTRVQTSIEMRQVAEPYIRRRAIRHLEKKRVVIFAAGTGNPYFSTDTTAALRAAEIEADVILMAKNNVDGVYSADPTIDQTAKKYDTLSYLDVLKEGLGVMDSTASSLCMDNDIPLIVFSIMEQGNIKRAVLGDNIGTLVRGKK; from the coding sequence ATGAATAATCCAAAGTATAAACGAGTTGTATTAAAACTAAGCGGAGAAGCATTAGCAGGTGAACAGGGATTTGGTATTAACCCAGCTGTGATCTCCTCAGTAACTGATCAAGTAAAGGAAATTGCCGAACTAGGTGTTGAAGTTGCTGTTGTAGTAGGTGGAGGAAATATATGGCGAGGAAAAATAGGTAGTGAAATGGGCATGGACCGGGCTACAGCCGATTATATGGGTATGTTAGCTACTGTCATGAATTCATTAGCGCTTCAAGATAGTCTTGAAAATTCCGGTGTACAAACTCGTGTACAAACCTCTATAGAAATGAGACAAGTTGCTGAGCCATATATTCGTCGTAGAGCAATACGCCACCTTGAAAAAAAACGTGTAGTCATATTTGCTGCTGGAACGGGTAATCCATATTTTTCAACAGACACAACTGCAGCACTTCGAGCAGCGGAAATTGAAGCAGATGTTATACTTATGGCAAAAAATAATGTTGATGGTGTATATAGTGCAGACCCAACAATTGATCAAACTGCAAAAAAATATGATACACTTTCATATTTGGATGTACTAAAAGAGGGATTAGGTGTCATGGACTCAACAGCATCTTCTCTTTGTATGGATAATGACATACCACTTATCGTTTTCTCTATTATGGAGCAAGGAAATATTAAACGAGCGGTATTAGGTGATAATATCGGAACATTAGTAAGGGGGAAAAAATAA
- a CDS encoding isoprenyl transferase, whose product MLHKLNFWKNRKPNSSEQVYTIDTIKKNPIPEHIAIIMDGNGRWAQKRALPRIAGHHEGTKVVRKITKLANSLGVKVLTLYAFSTENWKRPKSEVDYLMKLPEEFLQTFLPELIKENVQVRVMGMKDSLPEHTFRAVQNAINKTSDNDGMILNFALNYGSRNEIVQAVNSIIADQKSGVLTEEEVTEDIFSNYLMTQELSDPDLLIRTSGVVRLSNFMLWQLSYAEFWFTETLWPDFSEEHFLEAIDEFQKRARRFGGV is encoded by the coding sequence ATGCTACATAAATTAAACTTTTGGAAGAATCGTAAACCAAATTCTTCAGAGCAAGTATATACAATAGATACGATAAAAAAGAATCCAATACCTGAGCATATTGCAATTATTATGGATGGCAATGGAAGGTGGGCACAAAAAAGAGCATTACCACGCATTGCAGGACACCATGAAGGAACGAAGGTTGTCCGAAAGATAACGAAGCTAGCAAATTCTCTAGGTGTAAAAGTACTAACGTTATATGCATTTTCAACAGAAAATTGGAAGCGACCAAAAAGTGAAGTTGATTACTTAATGAAGCTACCAGAAGAATTTCTCCAAACTTTCTTACCTGAATTAATTAAGGAAAATGTACAAGTTCGAGTAATGGGGATGAAAGATAGCTTACCAGAACACACTTTCCGTGCTGTGCAAAATGCTATTAACAAAACAAGCGATAATGATGGAATGATTTTAAATTTTGCATTAAATTATGGCAGCCGCAATGAAATAGTTCAAGCGGTAAATTCGATTATAGCGGACCAAAAATCAGGTGTATTAACAGAAGAAGAGGTCACAGAGGATATATTTTCAAATTATTTAATGACACAAGAATTATCAGATCCTGACCTATTAATTAGAACGAGCGGTGTTGTTCGTCTAAGTAACTTCATGCTTTGGCAGCTATCGTATGCAGAGTTTTGGTTTACTGAAACGTTATGGCCGGATTTCTCAGAGGAACATTTTCTAGAGGCGATTGACGAGTTTCAAAAAAGAGCTCGACGCTTTGGCGGCGTGTAA
- a CDS encoding chemotaxis protein CheW, whose product MIGGTATEQKVIVFQLEDEEYGIPVDQVRSIEKVQHITRVPGTSEDVKGVINLRGVVTPIIDLRNRFGLMTTDYSDSTRIIIVAIEDVEVGLIVDSANDVIDIPDDSIEPPPEVVGVIKAEYLKGISKVGNRLLILLDLSEVLNINLIDSEKLER is encoded by the coding sequence GTGATAGGAGGAACAGCTACAGAACAAAAAGTCATCGTTTTTCAGTTGGAAGATGAGGAATATGGAATTCCAGTGGACCAAGTACGTTCAATAGAAAAGGTTCAACACATAACCCGAGTTCCTGGAACGAGTGAAGATGTGAAAGGTGTAATTAACCTGCGAGGTGTTGTAACGCCAATAATAGATTTACGCAATAGATTTGGGCTAATGACAACTGACTATTCTGATAGCACGAGAATTATTATCGTTGCAATTGAAGATGTTGAAGTAGGTCTAATTGTAGATTCTGCTAATGATGTCATTGATATTCCTGACGATTCTATTGAACCACCACCTGAAGTAGTTGGTGTCATAAAAGCAGAATATTTAAAAGGAATATCAAAGGTTGGTAATAGATTACTAATTTTACTTGACCTTTCTGAAGTACTCAATATTAATTTGATCGATTCGGAAAAACTGGAAAGGTGA